A region from the Benincasa hispida cultivar B227 chromosome 10, ASM972705v1, whole genome shotgun sequence genome encodes:
- the LOC120089199 gene encoding cytochrome P450 89A2-like, producing MEIWFIVLISLCICIFLNSIFTHFRSSTKLPPGPFISFSILTNVLWLRTSSLDMESLLRTFFAKYGPVLTLRIGLRPAIFIADHSVAHNALVLNGALFADRPPALPVSKVVSSNQHNISSASYGPLWRLLRRNLTSQILHPSRVKSYAPFRKWVLDILLNRLQSPSQSGGPVSAFRYAIFCLLVLMCFGDKFDESQINVIKEVEQAMQLNFRRFNTLNFFPKVTKILLRKRWEEFLQLRRNQEKVLIPLIEARRKINQNRLNRDGTKEEIVVSYVDTLFDLELPDEKRNLTDSEMVTIASEFINGGTDTTSTALQWIMANLVKYPEIQNKLFAEMKGVMGEGSKEEVKEEDLGKLPYLKAVILEGLRRHPPAHFLLPHAVKEDTELGNYVIPKNGTVNFMVAEMGRDPKVWEDPMNFKPERFMKAGEGEEGGWFDITGSKEIKMMPFGAGRRMCPGYGLAILHLEYFVANLIWRFEWKAIDGDEVDLSEKVELTIVMKKPLQANLHPRF from the coding sequence ATGGAGATTTGGTTCATCGTCCTCATCTCCCTCTGCATCTGCATTTTTCTCAACTCCATTTTTACCCATTTTCGAAGCTCCACCAAACTCCCACCAGGCCCTTTCATCTCCTTTTCCATCCTCACTAACGTCCTATGGCTTCGAACATCCTCCCTCGACATGGAGTCTCTGCTCCGAACCTTCTTCGCCAAGTACGGCCCTGTACTCACCCTCCGCATCGGCCTCCGCCCTGCCATCTTCATTGCCGATCACTCCGTTGCCCACAACGCCCTCGTCCTTAACGGCGCTCTCTTTGCCGACCGTCCACCCGCCCTTCCCGTCAGCAAGGTCGTCTCCAGCAATCAACACAACATCAGCTCTGCCTCTTACGGTCCACTCTGGCGTCTCCTCCGCCGCAATCTCACTTCTCAAATCCTCCATCCTTCTCGTGTCAAATCCTATGCTCCTTTTCGCAAATGGGTTTTGGATATTCTTCTTAATCGCCTTCAGTCTCCCTCTCAATCTGGAGGCCCCGTCTCTGCCTTTCGGTATGCCATTTTCTGTTTGTTAGTGTTGATGTGTTTTGGGGATAAGTTTGACGAATCTCAAATCAATGTAATCAAGGAAGTGGAGCAAGCGATGCAGTTGAATTTCAGGCGTTTTAACACTCTTAATTTCTTCCCAAAAGTGACAAAAATTTTGCTAAGAAAACGATGGGAGGAGTTTCTCCAATTAAGAAGGAACCAAGAGAAAGTCCTAATTCCTTTGATCGAAGCAAGAAGGAAGATCAATCAAAACAGATTAAACAGAGATGGAACTAAAGAAGAAATCGTGGTGTCATATGTCGACACGCTATTCGATTTGGAGCTCCCGGATGAGAAAAGAAATCTTACTGATAGCGAAATGGTGACCATAGCCTCCGAGTTTATCAACGGAGGCACCGATACAACATCCACAGCCTTGCAGTGGATAATGGCGAATTTAGTGAAATACCCAGAAATCCAAAACAAGCTTTTTGCAGAGATGAAAGGAGTGATGGGAGAAGGATCAAAGGAGGAGGTGAAAGAAGAGGATCTGGGGAAACTTCCATATCTGAAAGCTGTGATTTTAGAAGGATTAAGAAGACACCCACCAGCGCATTTCTTGCTACCACACGCAGTGAAAGAAGATACAGAGTTGGGAAACTATGTGATACCAAAGAATGGGACTGTAAATTTCATGGTGGCGGAAATGGGTCGGGATCCGAAAGTGTGGGAAGATCCAATGAATTTTAAGCCGGAGAGGTTCATGAAAGCcggtgaaggagaagaaggaggTTGGTTCGATATAACAGGGAGCAAAGAGATAAAGATGATGCCGTTCGGAGCAGGGAGAAGGATGTGTCCTGGATATGGTCTGGCGATTCTTCACTTAGAATATTTTGTTGCTAATTTGATTTGGCGATTTGAGTGGAAGGCCATCGATGGAGATGAAGTGGATTTGTCGGAGAAGGTAGAATTGACTATTGTTATGAAGAAGCCTCTGCAAGCCAACCTACACCCAAGGTTTTAG